Proteins encoded together in one Streptomyces sp. NBC_01216 window:
- a CDS encoding universal stress protein, whose product MTAAVMVGMDGSRECLAAAGWAAAEAASRRMPLRLVHVAEWPSTPEVPAPYGRAVDERAGRLLRVAADRARRDHPGLEVVTERARGRVAEELTAAADEADLTVLGSRGLGGVWGFVVGSVSLSVVGSARRPVVLVRADDGHVVSEDGIVAGVDIDQPCEALLAFSFDEAARTGMPLRCVHSRTLPAPYGYAAVVDPEIGEELRGRLLGVLDELLEPWRKRYGEVKVAAEVVVGPAAYQLVEASQTARLVVVGRRSRRLRLGPRPGHVAHAVLHHSPAPVAVVPSA is encoded by the coding sequence ATGACAGCCGCGGTCATGGTCGGCATGGACGGTTCGAGGGAGTGCCTCGCCGCGGCGGGGTGGGCGGCGGCGGAGGCGGCGTCCCGGAGGATGCCGCTGAGGCTGGTGCACGTGGCGGAGTGGCCGAGTACTCCGGAGGTGCCCGCGCCGTACGGCCGTGCCGTGGACGAGCGGGCGGGGCGTCTGCTGCGGGTGGCGGCGGACCGCGCCCGGCGTGACCATCCCGGCCTGGAGGTGGTCACGGAACGTGCGCGCGGCCGGGTGGCGGAGGAGCTCACGGCGGCGGCGGACGAGGCGGATCTGACGGTCCTCGGCTCGCGCGGGCTGGGAGGCGTGTGGGGTTTCGTCGTCGGTTCGGTCTCGCTGTCCGTCGTCGGCTCGGCGCGACGGCCGGTCGTCCTGGTACGCGCCGACGACGGCCACGTGGTGTCCGAGGACGGGATCGTGGCGGGCGTCGACATCGACCAGCCCTGCGAGGCCCTGCTGGCGTTCTCGTTCGACGAGGCCGCCCGGACCGGCATGCCGCTGAGATGTGTCCACAGCCGGACGCTTCCCGCCCCGTACGGCTACGCGGCCGTCGTGGACCCGGAGATCGGCGAGGAACTGCGCGGTCGTCTCCTCGGGGTACTGGACGAGCTGCTGGAACCGTGGCGGAAGCGGTACGGGGAGGTGAAGGTGGCGGCCGAGGTGGTGGTGGGCCCGGCTGCCTACCAGCTGGTCGAGGCGTCGCAGACCGCCCGGCTCGTCGTCGTCGGGCGCCGCAGCCGCCGGCTCCGGCTCGGTCCGCGTCCGGGCCATGTCGCCCACGCGGTCCTCCACCACAGCCCCGCGCCGGTCGCCGTGGTCCCGTCGGCCTGA